In the Anoplopoma fimbria isolate UVic2021 breed Golden Eagle Sablefish chromosome 7, Afim_UVic_2022, whole genome shotgun sequence genome, one interval contains:
- the tfam gene encoding transcription factor A, mitochondrial produces the protein MAPFSLVTASVSWLAKSFSVLSSTSTLARCASVLPSAYVNPVRCLTSQASGPPKRPLNGYLRYVLQQQPVITRHNPEIKSVDIIRKIAQQWRTMSPEQKRPFEEASVLAREQFKVDLQHYQAQLTPAQVQQQAQEKRQRMAKRKAIRKKRELNNLGKPKRPRSPFNIFMSEHFEEARGTTTQAKMKSLLEDWRNLFSHQKQVYMQLAEDDKIRYKNEMKSWEDHMMEIGREDLIREQTLSTKKKPATKTSAAKTGTNAKAKAVKKATATGKSKPTRKTAKSSSVKTVRTTKKT, from the exons ATGGCTCCGTTCAGCCTTGTGACAGCAAGCGTTAGCTGGTTGGCTAAGTCCTTCAGTGTTCTCTCCAGCACAAGCACCCTGGCAAG gtgcgcCAGTGTCCTCCCATCTGCATACGTCAACCCAGTGAGATGTCTGACCTCTCAGGCCAGCGGGCCCCCAAAAAGACCTCTGAACGGATACCTGAGATATGTTCTGCAACAGCAGCCGGTCATTACTCGACACAACCCAG AAATCAAATCCGTGGATATCATCAGGAAAATCGCCCAGCAGTGGAGAACAATGAGCCCAGAACAGAAACGG CCTTTTGAGGAAGCCTCTGTGCTGGCCAGGGAGCAGTTTAAGGTGGACCTCCAGCACTACCAGGCCCAGCTGACCCCAGCACAGGTCCAGCAACAAGCCCAGGAGAAGAGGCAGAGGATGGCCAAGAGGAAGGCCATCCGCAAAAAGAGG gAGTTGAACAACCTGGGGAAGCCCAAGCGTCCTCGCTCGCCATTCAACATTTTCATGTCAGAGCACTTTGAGGAGGCCAGAGGAACCACCACACAG GCAAAGATGAAGTCCCTGTTGGAGGACTGGAGGAACCTGTTCAGTCACCAGAAACAG GTCTACATGCAGCTGGCAGAGGACGACAAAATTCGCTATAAGAATGAGATGAAGTCGTGGGAGGATCACATGATGGAGATCGGACGAGAAGACCTGATCCGAGAGCAGACGCTGTCCACCAAGAAAAAACCTGCCACAAAGACTTCAGCGGCCAAGACGGGAACAAATGCCAAAGCTAAAGCAGTAAAGAAGGCCACTGCCACAGGGAAGTCCAAACCAACCAGGAAGACGGCAAAGAGTAGCTCTGTGAAAACGGTCAGGACTACGAAGAAGACATAA
- the zgc:171971 gene encoding DNA-directed RNA polymerase III subunit RPC4 gives MTDSGDSASVPGSSGLGSGSGLSFSAGRGLPVRVRSLSSPAPPARLTSLRTRDLTLGGVFKKTKKTFEPNVHAVRKSKDELKEEFHVAPKKERRQRDERRRENRGRRRERPQTIQSHSIFEQGPADTVRKTGWRGATDLQDSTTSPVCKLVKKERKDTEEDEDEILNKLQRDDFIDDPGLRNDAKLKPIQLPLCQTLTANTTCPENPRLFRPPSCRAQGRAGHSGTEPPKPEPPSLVELLQDLSLSGREELFFMQLPDSMPGRASGQKVDPSLGSTAERAAKKEGKSEDQRPAYLQAQGAAAMEGCPVLSQLPEGFLGKLQIRKSGKVELKLGHIVMDVSEGAAFSFLQQLVSVRLSDGRTGDMMVLGNVHHKLVLSPDFQALLRQAATQQQQQQQGP, from the exons ATGACCGACTCCGGAGATTCAGCAAGTGTTCCGGGCTCCTCCGGCCTCGGCAGCGGGTCCGGGCTGAGTTTCTCCGCGGGCCGAGGGCTCCCAGTCCGGGTGAGGAGTCTCTCTTCTCCCGCTCCACCTGCAAGACTGACGTCGCTCAGAACCAGGGACCTAACACTGGGGGGAGTCTTCAAAAAAACGAAG AAAACCTTTGAGCCGAATGTCCACGCTGTGAGGAAAAGCAAAGATGA GTTAAAGGAAGAATTCCATGTAGCTccaaaaaaggagagaagacagagggatgagaggaggagagagaacagagggaggaggcgAGAGAGGCCTCAGACTATCCAGTCTCACTCCATCTTTGAGCagggccctgctgacaccgtaCGCAAAACAG GCTGGCGTGGTGCTACAGACCTGCAGGACTCCACCACCTCTCCTGTGTGTAAACTtgtgaagaaagagaggaaggacacggaggaggatgaagatgagataCTCAATAAACTACAGAGGGATGAT TTCATAGATGACCCAGGTCTGAGGAACGATGCCAAGCTGAAACCCATCCAGCTGCCTCTGTGTCAAACACTGACAGCCAACACAACAT GTCCAGAGAACCCCCGTCTGTTCAGACCTCCGTCCTGCAGAGCCCAGGGTAGAGCAGGCCACAGCGGAACAGAGCCACCTAAACCTGAGCCTCCGTCCCTGGTAGAGCTGCTGCAGGATCTCAGCCTGTCTGGCAGAGAGGAGCTCTTCTTCATGCAGCTGCCTGACAGCATGCCGGGCAGAGCGTCTGGACAGAAGGTTGACCCCTCTCTGGGATCTACAGCAGAGAGAGCTGCCAAGAAGGAAGGCAAGTCTGAAGACCAGAGGCCAGCATATCTGCAAGCACAG GGGGCTGCGGCGATGGAAGGCTGCCCTGTGCTCTCACAACTCCCTGAGGGGTTTCTGGGTAAACTGCAAATAAGGAAGTCAGGAAAGGTGGAGCTGAAGCTGGGTCACATCGTCATGGACGTCTCCGAGGGAGCGGCATTCTCCTTCCTGCAG CAACTGGTGTCCGTGCGTCTGTCCGACGGTCGGACCGGAGACATGATGGTGTTAGGAAACGTCCACCACAAACTGGTCTTGTCTCCCGACTTCCAGGCTTTACTGAGACAAGCTGcaacgcagcagcagcagcagcagcaaggacCCTGA
- the ube2d1b gene encoding ubiquitin-conjugating enzyme E2 D1b isoform X1 — translation MALKRIQKQELHDLQRDPPAQCSAGPVGDDLFHWQATIMGPGDSPYQGGVFFLTIHFPTDYPFKPPKVAFTTKIYHPNINSNGSICLDILRSQWSPALTVSKVLLSICSLLCDPNPDDPLVPDIAHMYKNDKDKYNKLAKDWTQKYAM, via the exons ATGGCACTGAAAAGAATACAGAAG CAGGAGCTGcatgacctgcagagagaccCTCCAGCACAGTGCTCTGCTGGACCAGTTGGCGATGACT TGTTTCATTGGCAGGCGACCATAATGGGTCCG GGTGACAGTCCTTACCAAGGAGGAGTTTTCTTTCTAACAATCCACTTTCCCACGGACTACCCATTCAAGCCACCAAAG GTAGCATTCACAACTAAGATTTATCACCCAAATATAAACAGCAACGGGAGTATCTGTTTGGACATTCTACGGTCACAGTGGTCTCCAGCACTAACGGTGTCTAAAG TTTTATTGTCCATATGTTCATTGCTTTGTGATCCAAACCCAGACGACCCCTTAGTTCCAGACATAGCACACATGTACAAGAACGACAAAGACAA ATACAACAAACTAGCAAAAGACTGGACCCAAAAGTATGCcatgtaa
- the ube2d1b gene encoding ubiquitin-conjugating enzyme E2 D1b isoform X2, whose product MALKRIQKELHDLQRDPPAQCSAGPVGDDLFHWQATIMGPGDSPYQGGVFFLTIHFPTDYPFKPPKVAFTTKIYHPNINSNGSICLDILRSQWSPALTVSKVLLSICSLLCDPNPDDPLVPDIAHMYKNDKDKYNKLAKDWTQKYAM is encoded by the exons ATGGCACTGAAAAGAATACAGAAG GAGCTGcatgacctgcagagagaccCTCCAGCACAGTGCTCTGCTGGACCAGTTGGCGATGACT TGTTTCATTGGCAGGCGACCATAATGGGTCCG GGTGACAGTCCTTACCAAGGAGGAGTTTTCTTTCTAACAATCCACTTTCCCACGGACTACCCATTCAAGCCACCAAAG GTAGCATTCACAACTAAGATTTATCACCCAAATATAAACAGCAACGGGAGTATCTGTTTGGACATTCTACGGTCACAGTGGTCTCCAGCACTAACGGTGTCTAAAG TTTTATTGTCCATATGTTCATTGCTTTGTGATCCAAACCCAGACGACCCCTTAGTTCCAGACATAGCACACATGTACAAGAACGACAAAGACAA ATACAACAAACTAGCAAAAGACTGGACCCAAAAGTATGCcatgtaa
- the ube2d1b gene encoding ubiquitin-conjugating enzyme E2 D1b isoform X3 gives MGPGDSPYQGGVFFLTIHFPTDYPFKPPKVAFTTKIYHPNINSNGSICLDILRSQWSPALTVSKVLLSICSLLCDPNPDDPLVPDIAHMYKNDKDKYNKLAKDWTQKYAM, from the exons ATGGGTCCG GGTGACAGTCCTTACCAAGGAGGAGTTTTCTTTCTAACAATCCACTTTCCCACGGACTACCCATTCAAGCCACCAAAG GTAGCATTCACAACTAAGATTTATCACCCAAATATAAACAGCAACGGGAGTATCTGTTTGGACATTCTACGGTCACAGTGGTCTCCAGCACTAACGGTGTCTAAAG TTTTATTGTCCATATGTTCATTGCTTTGTGATCCAAACCCAGACGACCCCTTAGTTCCAGACATAGCACACATGTACAAGAACGACAAAGACAA ATACAACAAACTAGCAAAAGACTGGACCCAAAAGTATGCcatgtaa